A single genomic interval of Festucalex cinctus isolate MCC-2025b chromosome 16, RoL_Fcin_1.0, whole genome shotgun sequence harbors:
- the tmem209 gene encoding transmembrane protein 209 isoform X1 — protein MLTPPKEEMTSMIDKALRMRREEHARQIVLAWAVLNVSLAGMIYTEMSEKLLSRYYNITYWPIWYIELVLASFFSLSALFDFWKYFKYTMAPSTIAVSPQQHQLLGLKNTSIQASPPQKPEKNEVPLPMESSPLQGQSVLSISSSRSATASPKFSPSCVAGSSPPLSNSSTPSSGPYSPSLVFWKVLGYNPFTGSPPYPSSIGTPESSVLRARYRTSPSAFNSPGSEEDYMEDLKSLEQFLRTEEEKSHRSQLGSPESVSPSHSPTFWNYNRSVGDYAQSLRKFQYQPACRSQAPSAHKDETDPGSKQAAEDVWARITTSRPIVDRIDSWTEKLRNWISDTIMVPLVKEMESVNTQLRRIGCPELQIGEASIISLKQAAMMKATSIPTLNSIVQYLDVTPNQEYLVDRIKELAHSGCMSSYRWNRGGDLRNRKWDVDLPTDCAILMHLFCTYLDSRLPPHPKYPDGKTFTSQHFSHIPDKPDVTKENLFCIHQSCTTPPHYQLIYQGDIFSLPKGRNNLFHTILMFLYIIKTKESGMLGKVQISCSIDQVVCRPYPGA, from the exons ATGCTTACCCCACCTAAGGAGGAGATGACAAGCATGATTGACAAGGCGCTGAGGATGAGGAGGGAAGAACATGCTCGTCAGATAGTCCTCGCCTGGGCTGTTCTCAACGTGTCCTTGGCTGGCATGATTTACACTGAAAT GTCTGAAAAATTGTTAAGCCGATACTACAATATCACCTACTGGCCTATTTGGTACATTG AACTGGTGCTGGCCTCCTTTTTTAGCCTCAGTGCTCTTTTTGATTTCTGGAAATATTTTAAGTACACTATGGCTCCATCCACCATCGCGGTTTCCCCGCAACAGCATCAGCTCCTGGGGCTGAAAAACACAA GTATTCAGGCTTCTCCTCCCCAAAAGCCAGAAAAAAATGAGGTCCCCCTTCCGATGGAGTCGTCCCCCCTGCAGGGTCAGAGCGTGCTGAGTATCAGCTCGTCTCGTTCTGCCACCGCCAGCCCTAAATTCTCTCCGAGCTGTGTGGCAGGCTCCAGCCCACCTCTTAGTAATTCAAGCACTCCAAGTAGTGGCCCTTATTCGCCCTCATTGGTATTTTGGAAG GTGTTGGGCTACAATCCGTTCACTGGCTCCCCGCCGTACCCGAGCAGCATCGGGACGCCGGAAAGCTCCGTGTTGAGGGCTCGCTACCGTACGTCGCCCTCTGCGTTTAACTCGCCTGGAAGTGAGGAGGATTACATGGAGGATCTGAAAAGCCTCGAGCAATTTCTGCGCACGGAGGAGGAGAAGAGTCATCGCAGTCAGCTTG GAAGTCCCGAATCCGTGTCCCCGAGTCACAGTCCAACATTTTGGAACTACAACCGCTCAGTGGGGGACTATGCGCAGAGTCTGAGGAAGTTCCAGTACCAGCCCGCCTGCCGCTCCCAGGCACCCTCCGCCCACAAGGATGAAACGGACCCGGGTTCCAAACAGGCTGCGGAGGAT GTGTGGGCGAGGATCACAACTAGCCGCCCCATTGTGGACCGCATCGACAGCTGGACGGAGAAGCTTCGAAAT TGGATTAGTGACACCATAATGGTCCCCCTGGTCAAGGAAATGGAGTCGGTCAACACTCAGCTCAGGAGGATTGGCTGCCCTGAGCTCCAGATAGGAG AGGCCAGCATCATCAGCCTAAAACAGGCCGCCATGATGAAAGCCACATCCATTCCTACGTTGAACTCCATAGTCCAGTACCTCGACGTCACTCCCAATCAGGAATATTTGGTGGATCGCATCAAAG AGCTGGCACACAGTGGCTGCATGAGCTCCTATCGCTGGAATCGAGGAGGAGATCTGAGAAACCGCAAGTGGGATGTGGACCTCCCCACAGATTGTGCT ATCCTCATGCACTTGTTTTGCACCTACCTGGACTCCAGACTTCCTCCTCACCCCAAATATCCAGATGGGAAAACGTTCACCTCGCAGCATTTCAGCCACATCCCGGACAAGCCTG ATGTGACCAAGGAGAACCTCTTCTGCATCCACCAGAGTTGCACCACGCCACCTCACTACCAGCTCATCTATCAGGGAGACATCTTCAGTCTGCCCAAG GGCAGGAACAATTTGTTCCATACAATTCTCATGTTCCTCTACATCATTAAGACCAAGGAGTCAGGAATGCTGGG gaAGGTGCAAATTAGCTGTTCTATTGACCAAGTCGTGTGTCGTCCTTATCCAGGCGCGTAA
- the tmem209 gene encoding transmembrane protein 209 isoform X2, with translation MLTPPKEEMTSMIDKALRMRREEHARQIVLAWAVLNVSLAGMIYTEMSEKLLSRYYNITYWPIWYIELVLASFFSLSALFDFWKYFKYTMAPSTIAVSPQQHQLLGLKNTSIQASPPQKPEKNEVPLPMESSPLQGQSVLSISSSRSATASPKFSPSCVAGSSPPLSNSSTPSSGPYSPSLVFWKVLGYNPFTGSPPYPSSIGTPESSVLRARYRTSPSAFNSPGSEEDYMEDLKSLEQFLRTEEEKSHRSQLGSPESVSPSHSPTFWNYNRSVGDYAQSLRKFQYQPACRSQAPSAHKDETDPGSKQAAEDVWARITTSRPIVDRIDSWTEKLRNWISDTIMVPLVKEMESVNTQLRRIGCPELQIGEASIISLKQAAMMKATSIPTLNSIVQYLDVTPNQEYLVDRIKELAHSGCMSSYRWNRGGDLRNRKWDVDLPTDCAILMHLFCTYLDSRLPPHPKYPDGKTFTSQHFSHIPDKPDVTKENLFCIHQSCTTPPHYQLIYQGDIFSLPKGRNNLFHTILMFLYIIKTKESGMLGRVNLGLSGVNILWIFEG, from the exons ATGCTTACCCCACCTAAGGAGGAGATGACAAGCATGATTGACAAGGCGCTGAGGATGAGGAGGGAAGAACATGCTCGTCAGATAGTCCTCGCCTGGGCTGTTCTCAACGTGTCCTTGGCTGGCATGATTTACACTGAAAT GTCTGAAAAATTGTTAAGCCGATACTACAATATCACCTACTGGCCTATTTGGTACATTG AACTGGTGCTGGCCTCCTTTTTTAGCCTCAGTGCTCTTTTTGATTTCTGGAAATATTTTAAGTACACTATGGCTCCATCCACCATCGCGGTTTCCCCGCAACAGCATCAGCTCCTGGGGCTGAAAAACACAA GTATTCAGGCTTCTCCTCCCCAAAAGCCAGAAAAAAATGAGGTCCCCCTTCCGATGGAGTCGTCCCCCCTGCAGGGTCAGAGCGTGCTGAGTATCAGCTCGTCTCGTTCTGCCACCGCCAGCCCTAAATTCTCTCCGAGCTGTGTGGCAGGCTCCAGCCCACCTCTTAGTAATTCAAGCACTCCAAGTAGTGGCCCTTATTCGCCCTCATTGGTATTTTGGAAG GTGTTGGGCTACAATCCGTTCACTGGCTCCCCGCCGTACCCGAGCAGCATCGGGACGCCGGAAAGCTCCGTGTTGAGGGCTCGCTACCGTACGTCGCCCTCTGCGTTTAACTCGCCTGGAAGTGAGGAGGATTACATGGAGGATCTGAAAAGCCTCGAGCAATTTCTGCGCACGGAGGAGGAGAAGAGTCATCGCAGTCAGCTTG GAAGTCCCGAATCCGTGTCCCCGAGTCACAGTCCAACATTTTGGAACTACAACCGCTCAGTGGGGGACTATGCGCAGAGTCTGAGGAAGTTCCAGTACCAGCCCGCCTGCCGCTCCCAGGCACCCTCCGCCCACAAGGATGAAACGGACCCGGGTTCCAAACAGGCTGCGGAGGAT GTGTGGGCGAGGATCACAACTAGCCGCCCCATTGTGGACCGCATCGACAGCTGGACGGAGAAGCTTCGAAAT TGGATTAGTGACACCATAATGGTCCCCCTGGTCAAGGAAATGGAGTCGGTCAACACTCAGCTCAGGAGGATTGGCTGCCCTGAGCTCCAGATAGGAG AGGCCAGCATCATCAGCCTAAAACAGGCCGCCATGATGAAAGCCACATCCATTCCTACGTTGAACTCCATAGTCCAGTACCTCGACGTCACTCCCAATCAGGAATATTTGGTGGATCGCATCAAAG AGCTGGCACACAGTGGCTGCATGAGCTCCTATCGCTGGAATCGAGGAGGAGATCTGAGAAACCGCAAGTGGGATGTGGACCTCCCCACAGATTGTGCT ATCCTCATGCACTTGTTTTGCACCTACCTGGACTCCAGACTTCCTCCTCACCCCAAATATCCAGATGGGAAAACGTTCACCTCGCAGCATTTCAGCCACATCCCGGACAAGCCTG ATGTGACCAAGGAGAACCTCTTCTGCATCCACCAGAGTTGCACCACGCCACCTCACTACCAGCTCATCTATCAGGGAGACATCTTCAGTCTGCCCAAG GGCAGGAACAATTTGTTCCATACAATTCTCATGTTCCTCTACATCATTAAGACCAAGGAGTCAGGAATGCTGGG GCGCGTAAACCTCGGCCTCTCCGGTGTGAACATTCTGTGGATTTTTGAAGGATGA